The Ipomoea triloba cultivar NCNSP0323 chromosome 13, ASM357664v1 genomic interval NNNNNNNNNNNNNNNNAACACTTAGATAacgaaaatgagacaaggtcaccaacaccacgccactctcgtggtcaatggactcactccttagaccgtaatgtcatccttgtgatcactaggctaggagaggcattttgtcaaacacgttatgtgcctcttatcttccacttctcccttttctcaaaggtgagagggaaatgtgctaggctaggctaggctaaggagtaactctactctcatagatgagactccttctccaaacacctctcatataggttgatcacccctacacaagagtcaaagtggatcaccactcacacaaacaaactcataatcaagcaattgcaaaacctaattgatcaattcaaagctcaagaacatccatacaacattgctcaatccaaatccacaaagatctatctaatcatacttggaattgaaatagcaaaaggtaaaagtaatgacaagaaattaaaaggaagacttagctaggaattgaactttgaatttggacttgaacttgaaattgaactttaatcttgaacttgaatgtagatcacaatcttgcaccaatggaattcttctctaattctaatctaaacctaagaattgcaatgtggagtgaattgggagagatctctctaggctaatcctagagagagaaagtctaaaatgatctaaaactgaagtgtgatggatcccctgcaaaatggctcaattccccttttaaatctcgcccaaccgccaattttccgcgatggacgcacgggtggacgcgcgtccacgggcgcgtccactgcgataaatgcgtccagacttcaacttctgcaagcgttctgatggacgcccgggtggacgcgcgcgtccactgcgcgtccacagcagactgctgttctgctgCCAAACTTCTACAAGCATAATTTCGGACGCAGGCCTggacgcatgggtggacgcatgggtggacgcgcgtccactgggcgtccactgcgcgtccactaCAGTCCTGGCCTATttttttgctccaactttggttggttcttcacttatctgaaatgttgtcaattcctgccctttttgcacatcttttacctacaaaacaattagccaagcgtgGAACGGAGTCTAATAGCAATGTCaatcattctaacgcaataaagggacaaatcaatcacaaaagcaacgaattgtgcactagacgatccgataatgaccttataaagatggcatcttttgcacttatcagtgTATAATGCTAGATATCCCTCATATTTTCTTCTCCAATCTATTCTTCATGACGTGGCATTATCTAATTGGTAACTAAATTCTCTTTTTAATTCGTATCTAATGAGTAATGCAGATTTGTAGTTGCATGTTGgcttgttgatttttttttttaaggtaatatCTTATATCTTCAAGCTGAAATTCCTGATTGATTGTTGAAGGTATTATTCCCATTTCATACTATGAATTTAAATCAAGGGCTTGTAGTTATActatggtcctgtttggtaaataatcagtctatcattcaattttggcgtatttgaccactattagtggtttaacttggttaaaaaatcaatataagtatttggttaataagtttttttttaatttcaaaatactaaaattcaaaggTTACTcaaaagcaactttttcaattagctttttagaAAGGAAATTATGCCAAACAGCTaacaactaacagctaatttatcaaacatctttctagAATCAGctttatcaactaatcataccttctaacccaatcagctaacaactatcaactaacaaccatttaTCAAATAGGACCTATGTGAAtctgtatttttttctttaaatatttatctctttgaatttttgtatgatttttgaatgatttattGAGGTTTTTTGTGGATTTGTAGGTGTTAATATTGCTAGAGAATTTAGATACCAAACTAGTTGCTTCCTTAACTTCTAGTTAGTGATGCACAATGGGAGTTTGTCAAAATGCCTCAAAAGAACACCCTTAATTGCTATGGACATtgtatgattttaatttttctcttgaatgaaaaataaaactgtGGTTTATTTGAATGTGTGAAAAGTATGTTCTTGATATCACTTCTTTTATTATTACAACTTACAGTAGTAATACAACTtacagtaaaaataaaaaataaaactgtgGTTTATTTGAATGTGATTTGCTCCTCTTTTCCCTCTTTGCAGGCTGCACTTGACGATTCTAGTAAAAAATAaacagattttttttaaatagatatTTGGTCCATAATTATGATATAGTTTTCTGCCAGccattaatatttattagagttaatttcaacaTTAATTCATGGACTATTGTGttcttgcatttttttaaaaatacattcaATAAGTTTTAGTTTATCGAATATGCAATATAATATGCACATGTTTTTACTGATACTATTTGGAGTTTTAAGGCATTCTCTAGCCGTCTGTGGTTAGCCTTTCCTCTTGTTCTACTGTAACAAGCCTTTCAGTCCtctgtttttcttcttctcggCAATGGATGTTCCGTCATGTTCGAAGAACCCGGTCTCTCCTCATGACATCATACCAATACAGAATACGACCATTCCCTCCTATACTGATAACCAGCAAAACAAACAGCAAGCCTCTACAGATGATCTGGAACAAGCTTATGTTGCTCTGGAGTTGAACGACGATGCTTTGTGTGAAATGTGACAAAAGGTGATATTTTCTTGTGTGAGCTTGTGTGATTCCCTACTCCCCAATGAAAAAGGCAAAAGgggttgaaaagaaagagtcAAAAAAAGAGCTAAAAAACAcatgatgttatccttgcttgaggGGGAAAATAAGATGTGAGCCATCTTGGAGGACTTGAGCAACTATTGCACGGACTACGAAAAAGCGTAGGGCTCTACGTGAAGGTGGTTGACTTAACGGTGTGTCCTTGAGGTGATAAGAAGATAGAGGGAAAATCACGCTAAGCCAAAATGCATGATGTGGTCCATGTCATACTTTCACTAACATTTTTGTTGAGTCTTTTAGGCCGGTTTGAGGCGAGCTTGTGCACATCGTttccactagttggctcggctcGGTAGGCCCTTGAGAATTAAAAGAGTTGAAACTTCCCATTTGCTTGCTTGGTTTTTGTGTGTTTGAGAGGTGTGCCATTTGTGAGTTGTTCTTGACCTTGTGGGATTTTTGTGTCCCTAAACATCCATTGATTTGAGATTGTTACACCTTCTCTGCTATGTTTGTTAGATAAAATGGAGGATATCACCCACTTAACTCATGTGCATGACTTGATTGTTTTACCATTTGAGGTTGTGAGCTTCTTGAAGACATCTTTGGCCCTCATGGCCTGGTGCTTGATTGGAGATTGGATTGGGGATAAGCAAGGTTAAAGTATGGAAACTTTTGATTAGTGCCAAATATGTCTTATTTTGTGGGGTGTTTGAATAGTATTTATTGCCTtgtgtgagttttttttttgggttcaatTGTGTGCTTAATTGATTTATTTGTAGGAAAATTGCATTTGAGGACTAACATTGAAACAATTTTGCATTTCCAAGGCATTTGAGTGGTTTAAGGCATTTGGAGTCAAGAGAAGAGATAAGTGAAGAAAATCATAGAATCTGGGAGCTTTACGAGTGTTGTATGCTCGTACAAGCCTCATACAAGAGGAGGTCGAATGGTGCATGCTTGGATCACGATCGTGGTGGCAGCCTGAGCTAAATGAAGATGGGTATGAGCTCTGTACATGGTTATGAGGCTCGTACCAGTGTCTAGTTTTAATAACTATAAACTGTTGTTAGCGAGATTAGCTTGAGAATACTAGTCATTAGCTTAGGGAGACTTCCATTAGCTTAGCTTTTACATTCTCTCACTTCTAGACCAAGTTCTAAACTCTGTCCAATTGAGAGAGAAGATATTTTCTAGGGTTCAAGATGAATTGACAACTCTTCTTCAACTTTGGATCTCTTTCTAGCTTGGTTGGGTAAATCTTGTGGATTGATTGTGAATTACATTTGAGTTAAGTATAATTCTTgcatttaactttttaatttcaCCATCCATCTTCATTGCTAAACTCAATTGTTGTTGCCTTTCAATCTAGACATTGCTTAGCTTGGCTAGAATTGCTTTGTGAATTGGATTATATTTCCTTGTGATTGTGTATGAATTGATTGAGATAGATTGACTATGTTACGTTATTGAATCTTTGTTAGAAGTGGAATTTATCTAGACTCTTGTATGAATTGTGCACATCATGCAAAAGACTTGGGATGAGTGTGTTGCCAAATTGGGATACACTCTAGCCTCTTTCCACTTGCAATTCCCGCCTTAGATCCGAAAGGGCAATGTCCGGAATGAGgtgtagacaaggtgtttggtGAAATGTTTCATAGGTGTAGCATTGTCACTTGGGTGTTCTATTACACCATGATATTCCATGAGAGCCAAAAATGGCCATGTCAATAGTAGTCGCCTCTCGAAGATCACAACTCATCACATAGCTTCAATTCTCACCAAGGTCTCTTCATTGTATCCAAGCGAATGCCAATCCAATTCACCTCATATCACATTGCTTACTTTAGTTTACTTGCTTGCACTATTTACTTTACTTTAATTTGCACACTACACTCTACTCCTTGCACTTGTTACTATGAACTTGCCTAGCTTTCTACCACAAATGTATGATTGTGCTTGCTTGACCGCACACCATTCAATTCTAAGTGTCCATCCTCTTAAGAATTACATCCAGAAGAATCTTCATTCTCCACCCTACTTTCCTTCTACCGCTACTTAACTACAATCCTTCACATAATCCTTAACTAATCATCactttaaaacatttttaaaaatttaaatacgGTTGTGATttctatttatataattaaacaagGCAACAAATTAAAAGACTGTTGTTGCATAAAGTTTTGTGCCTTCTTTTCGAAagcaaaaaattataaaagtttatttACCACATCTCCCCTATACACTTTTAACTTGTCTGGAAACACCAACCTGCTCTCTTGTCAGAAAAACAAGAAGTTTCAGTTCAAAGATAACTAAAATGAGAGCAATGAAGTAGTAAACATTcataaaatcttatttaattgcaaatacATAGAGTAGTATTTCTTCATTGATAAGCCACTTGCGAAATCAATGAGAGTAACGAACGAACATAAACTTAATACAGTAACATGTTGTAATAATATCTTCAGAAAACCTAGCCTATAGAGCTAGGAATCTGAAAACTAACaacacttattttattttagagaaaacatataaacataaagtataattgattaatCAATATGTATAAGATTAGATATAAACCTGGGCTTATTTGCATTGGTATCCAATAGGGACACTCTTTCCGCAGTTATTGATCAACAGGTTGAGGGAGACAGCAATGTTATAGTTGATTCCGATGATGTTGGATTTAACGACGGTGCAAAGGCAGACGGCGGCTTCGAGGTCGACAAGTCCGTTAATGAGAGAGCAGCAAGGGATGGTGGCCGGACTTCCAACAACAAGGTGGAGCAAATCCTTCAACAGATCAGCACACACTCCCAATTCCAGTGCGCCTTTAGGGCACTCGCCTTGAGAAGACGAAGGGAAGGGTGAAGTGGAGGCGGAGCTAACCCAAGTGAAAAAGAGAAGGTTCAAAGAGAGGAAAATGGAAAGTAAAGCAGCTGCAATAGATTTTGCCATTTTAATGGAAGTTTTTGTTTCTAGCTAACTCTTAGCAGGCTATAGATGTGTGGGATGTCCTTGCTTATGTCCAATATTTATAGATGAAACTTCGAACAATTTTAAATTCCTTTgaaaagagattttttttttttagtataaaaaaatatataaagtctTTGGTGCAGCtcccaaaatatttaatttgtgaagatcaaattgaaaaattatatatttgacaAATTTCAAAGTTTCAACAGAATGGCAAACATGTGTGAaagtttataatttaaattgatagataAACTCAATATGAGCTCGAAGTTTGTCACTATTAATGTACTTCAATCTTTGTTTGAATAGGGGCGttcaattaacatatataattacagTTATCCATTAAGTGAATTAATCGATTaatggttaattgttttttaacaatttagctatcagttaaaaattttgattcaatgatattgactctttgtgcatcaatatgttgaaaaagtagctatgaacagatactgtattgtaataaagtcagtagtaataaaaaattaaattagtaagaaataaacataaaaaacaatatatataattacattccTGTAAAAACATGTGTCTTAAAATACAAACTTGTGGACATATCTGGAGCATTCGTTTTTGGTATCAACGGTTATGATTTGTTAATATTctttggattttttctttttttatttgtggcgtatgtttttgtttttaccaTTTTTTATTTGGGTTGAGGGCAATTGGGggcttttaattttattttttctctctaCTTAGTTCACTCAGCTCGTCATCTTCTTCCATCACACAGCACAATCCATTCGTTTCTCTTCAATCGCAAAATGAAGCTTTTGGTTCGTTGTTttactactacagaaaacacctttaacgtcgattttttttagcacttttaacgtcggttaaaaatcgacgttgatctggcagacgttgtatataaatgatacgacgtcggttgtaAAAATCGACaccgtatgtattttttattttttaaaataaataaatgacgtCGGTTATTAaggaaaaccgacgtcgttaatttttttttttttaaaaaggatacgacgtcggttgttttggaaaaccgacgtcgtatcctatatttaaaaaaaaataaaataaacaacgTCGGTTTTTAAGCAAAAATCGAagtcgtttttttaaaaaaataaaaattacatacggcgtcggttatatgaaataaccgacgccgtaagtgtttttttaattttaacatttatcTTAGCAAACTCAATGAGGGGTTTAATATACAATATCATTAATTGACAAAGTGTATAATCAATAATGTTAGGATCTCAAAACTCAAGCACAGAAACTAGTGTTTGCAGGGAAAACAAACTAATAAAGTATGACTTGAATAAAGGAAGCAAGCAAAAGCAAATTTACAAATGAAGATCAATAACCTGTAAGACTAGCACATATCTCTAGAAATAAAATACATGCAATTAGTAAggtattcaaaaaaatgaaGCAGACTGCAAACCAATGGCTAGTTAATTCATCACCACTACTACAGATTTCAACTAACATAATTCCAGTTAAGTATATTGGTCGAATTATGCTAGTTAATTCATCACCACTATAGATTTCAACTAACCTAATTCAAGAAAATTAAGCAAGCAAAAGCAAATT includes:
- the LOC116002893 gene encoding 14 kDa proline-rich protein DC2.15-like, whose amino-acid sequence is MAKSIAAALLSIFLSLNLLFFTWVSSASTSPFPSSSQGECPKGALELGVCADLLKDLLHLVVGSPATIPCCSLINGLVDLEAAVCLCTVVKSNIIGINYNIAVSLNLLINNCGKSVPIGYQCK